The DNA sequence CATGCCGGCGGCGTCCACGCCGACGAGCACGTTCTGCACGTGCGGCTCGAGCACCACGCCGTACCGGAAGTACGCCTCCAGCACCGGCGGGGCCACCCGGTCCACGTACGCGGCCCACCAGCCCTCCGGGTCGCGCCGCCGCGCCTCGGCCACGAACTCCGGCACCGCCGTACCGGCGAGCCGCCGCTCCTCCTCGCCGAGCGCGAGCGCGCCCGCGAGCAGCGGCGTGACCCCGGGGCCGCAGGCCGCCCGGGGATCGGTCCGCACGATCACGCCGAGGCCCTCGAGCAGCCGCGGCGAGATCGACGCCGACCGGTACCCGGGCTCGGGCAGCCAGCGGGTGCCCGGGAACGCCTCGGCGAGCTCGGCGAAGACCGGGCGCAGCCGCCGGGTGAGCTCGACCGCGCCGGTCAGCTCGTACCAGGAGTTCTTGCGCACGCAGTTGGTGATGCGCACGTTCAGGGAGAACTTGAGGCAGTGGCCGGTGACCGGGTCGGACACGGTGCGCACCGAGGAGGTGGGGGTCACCGTGCCGGGCGCGTCCCCCAGGTCGAGCAGGCGGCCGTCGCGCAGCGGCGCGGCCAGCTCGTCGGCGAGCAGCGACAGCTGCCAGGGGTGCGCGGGCAGCAGGGTGTACCCGTCGGGCGCCGCGCCGAGCCGGTCGAGCACCGCGGCGTCGCCCTCCCCGGCGGCGAGATCGTTCCGTACGGCGAGCAGCCGCAGCGGGAACCTGGCGTGCACCTCCGGCGCGTAGCGCAGCCACTCGGCGTCCGTGCCGCCGCGCGCCTTCGGCGACGGGTGGAACGGGTGGCCGAACAGCAGCGCCTGCTCCGAGGCGAGCCAGGGGTCGTCCGGCGGGTCGGCGCCCTCGCGCTCCTTGAGCAGCACGGCGGTGGTCTCCCGGCTCGCGGCGACCTGGGCGGCGAACTCGGCGTTGCCCCCGCCGAGCTCGGCCACGACGAGCCGGGTGAGCAGGTCGGCGCCGAGCGGCCGCCAGGCGCCGTCGCACAGCCACTCGGGTGTGCCCGCGACCCGCACCGCGGTCCCGCCGTGGGTGCGGGCGCGGATCAGCGTGCCGCCGATCTCGCACAGCAGGTACGGCCGGGCGGGCCAGACCCGGCCACGCGGCCCGGCCACCTCCCGGACGCAGCAGCGGAGCAGGGCGGCGAGCGACGCTCGCTCGGCGGCGCAGACGGGCGAATCGAGCACGAGGCTGTCCATAGGTGAAGGCACCCCTCCAAGTAAAGAACGGATGGCGATCTCGGGGTAGTGCCGCCGGCGACGACGGCCGGGTCGCGGGCAGGGGGCTGTGGCGGCGGGGCCGCGGTGCGGGGGATCCGCGGTACGGCCCGGCTCAGCGGTGGCGGGCGGGCTCGGCCGGTGGGTGGCGCAGGTAGTTGGGGCCGCTCGTGCCGTAGTACTTGTTCACGTCCCGCGCCCCGGTGCGGGCCTTGTCGACGAGCGTGCCCGCGGTCACCATCGACTTGCCGACCAGACGGGCCGCGTCCAGCGTGCGGGCCCGCAGCAGCCGGGCCATCGGGTGCCCGCCGTACTCGTCGAGCGCGTCGGCGAGCACCTCGCGCACCAGCCGCACCCCGCGCGCCCCGGCGACGTCGAACGCGATCGCCGCCGCGGCGAGGTGCAGGGTGATGGTGACGAACACGTCGGCGAGCGCGTGCGGGTCGTCGGTGAGCATGCGCTCGTCCCGGAACTCCGGCACCGGCACGCCCGCCGCGGCGAGCGCGTCCGGGGAGACGAGCAGGCCGTCGTTGTCCTTGATCAGCAGGCGCAGCGGGCCGCGGCCGAGCACGAGGGCGAGGTTCTGCTGGTGCGCCTCGAGGGCCACGCCGTACCGGACGAACAGCCGCACGTTCCAGGTGAGCAGCACGGTGAGGTACTCGCGCAGCAGCGCCATCGCGTCGCCGCCGTGGTACCGGCGGGCCAGCTCGTCGATCACCCGCCCCGGGCCGGGCGCGGGGGCGGGCAGCGCGGCCACCGTGACGATCTCGCCGGGCGGGTGCCGCCGCAGCAGCCAGCCGAGGTACTCGTGGCCGGTGTGCGCGAACGCCTGCTCGTCGGCGAGCTCCACCGGCAGCCGCTCGCGCGCCGCGATCGCGCGGAGCATGCGCTCGGCGGCGGCCCCGTCGTGCAGCGTGCCCGGCTTGATCGACCGGCGGTTGCGCAGCCCGAGCGTGCTGGTGACCAGCGGCAGCTTCAGGTGGACCGGCGGACCGGCGGACGCGACCACCTCGACGGTGCGCATCGACAGCGTGGGCCGCACCGGCAGGTACGGCGTGGCGCCCACGACCACGCCGGGGATCTCGCGCACCGTGCCGGCGGTGAGCGGGTGGACCGGGAAGAGCGTGTGCGTGGCGGCGAGCCGCTCGGGCAGGCCCGCGTCGCGGAACGACGGCCACCACGGCTCGGTCTCGGCCCGGCCCGGGCCGCGCACCACCCGATCGGCCGGCACCGCGGCCCAGCGCAGCCGGAACGTCGGCGCGAACTCCGGCGCGTACGCGCGCAGCTCGGCCTCGGAGAGCCCGAACCGGCAGCGCGCGGTCGGGTAGACCGGGTGGTCGAGGAACGCGGCGAGGCTGTCGTACCCGGCGGGCCCGAGCCGCCCCTGGTCGGCGAGGTGGGCGAGCACCCGCTCCCGGTCCCGGTCGTGCGCCTCGAGCGCGCGCAGCGCCTGGCGGCACTCCTCGGCGAACGCCCCCACCCCGGCCGCGTCCGCCGGGTCGGCGACCGCCTCCAGCGCCGCCAGCACCTCCGCCAGTCCGGGCGTGTCGGCCGGGTCGACGGCGAAGTCCTGGAACAGGCCGCCCGGCACGAGCCGTACCCGCCGCCCCGAGGGCAGGGTGAGCGCGACCCCGGTGCGGTCCCGGGACACGCGCCCGGCGAGGTTGCCGTAGTCCTCGCGCAGCAGGGCGTCGAGCACCCGGCGGGCGAGGTACGCCTCCCGGCCCGGCAGCGGGGAGCGTTCGT is a window from the Thermopolyspora flexuosa genome containing:
- a CDS encoding IucA/IucC family protein codes for the protein MLDSPVCAAERASLAALLRCCVREVAGPRGRVWPARPYLLCEIGGTLIRARTHGGTAVRVAGTPEWLCDGAWRPLGADLLTRLVVAELGGGNAEFAAQVAASRETTAVLLKEREGADPPDDPWLASEQALLFGHPFHPSPKARGGTDAEWLRYAPEVHARFPLRLLAVRNDLAAGEGDAAVLDRLGAAPDGYTLLPAHPWQLSLLADELAAPLRDGRLLDLGDAPGTVTPTSSVRTVSDPVTGHCLKFSLNVRITNCVRKNSWYELTGAVELTRRLRPVFAELAEAFPGTRWLPEPGYRSASISPRLLEGLGVIVRTDPRAACGPGVTPLLAGALALGEEERRLAGTAVPEFVAEARRRDPEGWWAAYVDRVAPPVLEAYFRYGVVLEPHVQNVLVGVDAAGMPAEVIFRDMEGTKLVAGRHDLSGLPERVAEALTYDTVRGWNRVVYCLVVNHLAEIAATVAGPDADPAPLWAIARERLARYAERAGWPLPLTNLLAGAPLPAKANLSVRWAAQADRAAGYVPIANPLAGAA
- a CDS encoding IucA/IucC family protein, which codes for MTAADERSPLPGREAYLARRVLDALLREDYGNLAGRVSRDRTGVALTLPSGRRVRLVPGGLFQDFAVDPADTPGLAEVLAALEAVADPADAAGVGAFAEECRQALRALEAHDRDRERVLAHLADQGRLGPAGYDSLAAFLDHPVYPTARCRFGLSEAELRAYAPEFAPTFRLRWAAVPADRVVRGPGRAETEPWWPSFRDAGLPERLAATHTLFPVHPLTAGTVREIPGVVVGATPYLPVRPTLSMRTVEVVASAGPPVHLKLPLVTSTLGLRNRRSIKPGTLHDGAAAERMLRAIAARERLPVELADEQAFAHTGHEYLGWLLRRHPPGEIVTVAALPAPAPGPGRVIDELARRYHGGDAMALLREYLTVLLTWNVRLFVRYGVALEAHQQNLALVLGRGPLRLLIKDNDGLLVSPDALAAAGVPVPEFRDERMLTDDPHALADVFVTITLHLAAAAIAFDVAGARGVRLVREVLADALDEYGGHPMARLLRARTLDAARLVGKSMVTAGTLVDKARTGARDVNKYYGTSGPNYLRHPPAEPARHR